A single genomic interval of candidate division WOR-3 bacterium harbors:
- a CDS encoding DUF4249 family protein → MRCAGIRKEAGQAIGNWGLVSALLLLVCSCDRPLSEQFVPRLAVHGLLVAGPPARPGVYVNRTYAITEPFERDFSGAEVLIWRAQDTWRLDERDTSYYYSTAELEARPFDEFRLRVTKPGLDTLYSRTVVPDRFSILYPTHGDTVGVGDSLVWTRSRFCKGYYMVLKEETREDTLYAAIPIPNESLPGMPYDTAVARIPMFFLNRENAGPFTLHLLACDTNYYDWIEALARNRPGSDSAHVTGGVGVFGSVVQCSVRVFVRRDTSAIQPTGCALLDRQ, encoded by the coding sequence ATGCGCTGCGCCGGAATCCGAAAGGAAGCAGGTCAAGCCATTGGCAACTGGGGCCTGGTCAGTGCCCTACTGCTCCTTGTGTGCTCCTGTGACCGGCCGTTGTCCGAGCAGTTCGTACCAAGACTTGCCGTACACGGCCTGCTTGTTGCCGGCCCGCCGGCCCGGCCCGGGGTCTATGTAAACCGCACCTACGCAATCACCGAGCCCTTTGAACGGGATTTCTCCGGCGCCGAGGTGCTCATCTGGCGCGCTCAGGACACCTGGCGTTTGGATGAACGCGACACGAGCTACTATTACTCAACGGCAGAACTTGAAGCCAGGCCGTTTGATGAGTTCAGACTCCGGGTGACAAAACCTGGGCTGGACACGCTATACTCGCGTACCGTGGTGCCAGACCGGTTCTCGATATTGTACCCGACCCACGGCGACACCGTAGGAGTCGGCGATTCGCTGGTCTGGACCAGAAGCCGGTTCTGCAAGGGTTACTACATGGTACTCAAAGAAGAGACGCGCGAAGATACACTCTACGCCGCAATTCCGATTCCAAACGAATCACTGCCTGGAATGCCGTACGACACCGCGGTTGCTCGCATCCCAATGTTCTTCCTGAACCGGGAAAACGCAGGCCCCTTCACCCTGCATCTTTTGGCCTGCGATACCAATTACTATGACTGGATCGAGGCTCTGGCAAGGAACCGGCCAGGCAGCGACTCGGCCCATGTAACGGGCGGTGTCGGTGTATTCGGCTCCGTGGTCCAATGCTCGGTCCGGGTCTTTGTCCGCCGCGATACGAGCGCGATACAGCCTACCGGTTGCGCCCTGCTGGATCGGCAGTAG
- a CDS encoding TlpA disulfide reductase family protein, producing the protein MRNLKTGALIMAVTALVFLAAGPTEKEKEYEEAPSFTLKDVTGKAVTLESLLVKGPVYMECWDLPCVNCIAELDALVPVYDSLKDRGLQIVALSVDKPADEARVKAFVKTKKWPYICLLDQQQEVKSAYGIIIKPTAYLINTEGKIVYTHIGYKKGDEKRIKEEFLKWLPEKPVEKDTSGAKKKDD; encoded by the coding sequence ATGAGAAACTTGAAGACCGGAGCGCTTATTATGGCCGTGACTGCGCTCGTTTTTCTGGCTGCGGGGCCGACGGAGAAGGAAAAGGAATACGAGGAAGCCCCAAGTTTCACGCTCAAAGACGTAACCGGCAAAGCGGTGACACTTGAAAGCCTGCTCGTGAAGGGACCGGTGTATATGGAGTGCTGGGACTTGCCGTGCGTGAACTGTATTGCCGAGCTCGACGCGCTGGTGCCCGTTTACGACTCACTCAAAGACCGGGGTCTTCAGATAGTTGCGCTGTCGGTGGACAAACCGGCCGACGAGGCCCGAGTCAAGGCGTTTGTGAAGACAAAGAAGTGGCCCTATATCTGTCTTTTGGACCAGCAGCAGGAGGTAAAGTCGGCGTACGGCATCATCATCAAACCGACCGCTTATCTCATCAATACCGAAGGTAAGATTGTCTATACCCACATTGGGTATAAGAAGGGCGACGAGAAGCGCATCAAAGAAGAGTTCCTTAAATGGCTGCCCGAGAAGCCGGTTGAGAAGGATACGTCAGGTGCCAAGAAGAAGGACGACTAG
- a CDS encoding DUF6029 family protein, producing the protein MPRRRTTRNIGSQEPEAKNQKSRPVLLLCVLCAVLCVLSSRAAEFTIQGVNRAEFWAFQENWATQIEDKLDLVLRYGDLRGQLGLFLYDPSRPWDAVRKPLRLADFTAAYSPRQLEILYGKFFQTFGKGLTLRAYNDEEFRHYKSLHGLRGSFQLPVSTELVAFGARLRDVFFQENAYKIMNAADTSDQVLGADLSSQPIVWQGSDWTRGNFGFGGRYVRINRSADPTAKAFTELFGGNTSTAVGPVELYGEACWRLGTRPGIGGRDRGFGYYGSATLLLAGYSIIGQIMDYDKLGFPTGVYHYNDPPTPILSGVALDRGIDERGFGLTVNGSPLTQLYFEGNYGRLFRHDDSSAGVLEWQGKARYSFGSDWTFEGSFDHMLQKNVELGTYERTVDKPVAHVNYLWGQHTFGLEAEYAFVRERPSDTTQAAGPYPWKYHESAIALSYGHSEALQFTLGWQRVDKKLAKRYNDETSWPILEAVWNVTQRNMLRIRLGAERGGYTCSGGVCRFEAPFRGLKVQFISRF; encoded by the coding sequence GTGCCAAGAAGAAGGACGACTAGAAACATCGGGAGCCAGGAGCCAGAAGCCAAAAATCAGAAGTCAAGACCGGTGCTGCTGCTCTGTGTGCTGTGCGCCGTATTATGCGTTCTGAGCTCGCGTGCCGCGGAGTTCACCATCCAGGGCGTGAACCGGGCCGAGTTCTGGGCGTTTCAAGAGAACTGGGCGACCCAGATCGAGGACAAACTTGACCTTGTCCTGCGTTACGGGGACTTGCGCGGCCAGCTTGGCCTTTTCCTGTATGATCCGTCAAGGCCCTGGGATGCAGTGCGCAAGCCACTACGGCTTGCAGACTTCACCGCGGCCTATAGTCCGAGACAGCTTGAGATTCTCTACGGCAAATTTTTTCAGACCTTTGGTAAGGGGCTGACTCTGCGGGCGTACAATGACGAGGAGTTCAGGCACTACAAGAGTCTGCACGGCTTGCGCGGTAGCTTCCAGTTGCCGGTTTCGACCGAACTAGTGGCGTTCGGTGCCAGGCTGCGGGACGTGTTCTTTCAAGAAAACGCTTACAAGATAATGAACGCTGCCGATACATCTGACCAGGTGCTCGGTGCAGATTTGTCGTCCCAGCCGATCGTCTGGCAGGGTTCGGACTGGACCAGGGGCAATTTCGGATTCGGTGGCCGGTACGTACGGATAAACCGCAGCGCCGACCCGACGGCCAAGGCATTCACTGAACTTTTCGGCGGCAACACCTCGACCGCGGTCGGCCCGGTCGAGCTGTACGGCGAAGCGTGCTGGCGACTCGGCACGAGACCTGGTATCGGCGGGAGAGATCGGGGTTTTGGCTACTACGGCAGTGCTACTCTATTGCTTGCCGGGTACTCCATCATCGGACAGATAATGGACTACGACAAGCTCGGGTTTCCGACCGGAGTGTATCACTACAACGACCCGCCGACACCGATACTATCCGGCGTGGCGCTGGACCGGGGCATTGACGAGCGGGGGTTTGGTCTGACCGTAAACGGTTCGCCGTTGACCCAGCTTTACTTCGAAGGCAACTACGGCCGGCTGTTCCGGCACGACGATTCAAGCGCCGGAGTGCTGGAATGGCAGGGCAAGGCGCGCTATTCGTTCGGGTCTGACTGGACGTTTGAGGGATCGTTCGATCACATGCTGCAGAAGAACGTGGAGCTTGGTACCTATGAACGTACTGTGGACAAGCCGGTCGCACACGTGAACTACCTCTGGGGTCAGCACACGTTCGGGCTGGAGGCCGAGTACGCATTCGTGCGCGAGCGGCCGAGCGACACGACTCAAGCAGCCGGACCCTACCCGTGGAAGTACCACGAGAGCGCAATTGCACTCAGCTACGGGCATAGCGAGGCCCTGCAGTTCACGCTTGGCTGGCAACGGGTGGACAAGAAGCTGGCCAAGCGGTACAACGACGAGACATCGTGGCCAATACTCGAGGCAGTCTGGAATGTGACTCAGCGTAACATGCTTCGAATCCGACTCGGCGCGGAGCGGGGAGGATATACCTGTTCGGGCGGAGTGTGCCGGTTTGAGGCGCCGTTCCGAGGACTGAAAGTACAGTTCATCTCCAGATTCTGA
- a CDS encoding 4Fe-4S binding protein: MRKRRIAPFRIAQIVSTVLLNAYILAYLQNKILYQGFFKHIPEPVLNCYGGPLAVFACPLGSMQQMIGMKTVPWLVIGVFVVIGAFVGRAACAWMCPFGLWQDLLYKVKAGSRAGAKRWVAVGVIGGIGILGIALLVTFLHVVWWRPLVYGWVPFMALVLFVMLRGKLDIPQYLHVGGFVAGVGLGAFVWLKYGAGFGVVAGVAGMVAIGLLGRWYGAIVAALAGFLLARFGPDFAVGPLSGATLGIVLAAVSAGLVLVLDVFAGLRLPSTFLKYGFFVLVAGVASYLTVEPWFCKLCPQGTLGAGIPLVLWDPVNALRGLVGWLYWVKVGILLLVVAAAIAIKRPFCRLVCPIGAIYGVFNKVSLLRLRLESAKCTRCGLCRKVCPMNIEPLDEQNQLECIRCFECVWRCPKSGLRITV, encoded by the coding sequence ATGCGGAAACGTAGGATCGCGCCGTTCCGGATAGCCCAGATAGTATCCACTGTTCTTTTGAACGCCTACATTCTGGCTTATCTCCAGAACAAGATATTATACCAAGGATTCTTCAAGCACATACCAGAGCCAGTTCTGAACTGCTACGGCGGGCCCCTGGCCGTATTCGCCTGCCCCTTGGGTTCGATGCAGCAGATGATCGGAATGAAGACGGTGCCGTGGCTGGTTATCGGAGTATTTGTTGTCATCGGCGCCTTCGTGGGCCGGGCCGCGTGCGCCTGGATGTGTCCGTTCGGGTTGTGGCAGGACCTACTGTACAAGGTCAAGGCCGGGTCCCGGGCTGGCGCAAAACGTTGGGTTGCGGTCGGAGTCATAGGCGGCATCGGCATTCTCGGTATCGCCCTGCTCGTGACATTCCTCCACGTTGTCTGGTGGCGGCCTTTGGTGTATGGGTGGGTGCCCTTCATGGCGCTGGTGCTTTTCGTGATGCTTCGGGGCAAGCTTGATATCCCGCAATACCTGCACGTCGGCGGCTTTGTCGCCGGCGTTGGGCTTGGTGCGTTCGTCTGGCTTAAGTACGGTGCTGGGTTCGGCGTGGTCGCCGGCGTGGCCGGAATGGTTGCTATCGGACTACTGGGCCGCTGGTACGGAGCAATAGTTGCGGCCCTGGCCGGGTTCCTTCTGGCCCGGTTCGGGCCCGATTTTGCTGTCGGCCCACTTTCGGGTGCGACGCTGGGCATCGTACTTGCTGCGGTCAGTGCCGGGCTCGTTTTAGTTCTCGACGTTTTCGCCGGACTGCGGCTGCCGTCAACGTTTCTCAAGTACGGCTTTTTTGTACTCGTGGCCGGGGTGGCTTCGTATTTGACAGTTGAGCCATGGTTCTGCAAGCTGTGCCCCCAGGGTACGCTTGGCGCCGGCATACCGCTTGTCCTCTGGGACCCAGTAAACGCCCTGCGCGGACTTGTCGGCTGGCTGTATTGGGTCAAGGTCGGAATCCTGCTTCTGGTCGTGGCTGCGGCCATCGCCATCAAGCGACCGTTCTGCCGGCTGGTCTGTCCGATTGGCGCAATCTACGGCGTGTTCAACAAAGTTAGCCTGCTGCGTCTGCGCCTGGAATCGGCGAAATGCACCCGTTGCGGGCTGTGCCGCAAGGTGTGCCCGATGAATATCGAGCCGCTTGACGAGCAGAATCAGCTTGAGTGCATCCGGTGTTTCGAATGCGTCTGGCGCTGTCCAAAGAGCGGTTTACGCATCACCGTCTAG